The Setaria viridis chromosome 2, Setaria_viridis_v4.0, whole genome shotgun sequence DNA window CCTCCGCGTTTGCGTGTACCTCAGCTCAGCATCGAAACTTCGAAACGACACCACCGCTGCCCCAAAAGCAAACTGCAAAAAGCGGCCTCAGCTTTTCGACGTCTGCCGATCCCGATAACATCATCGTACCCGTGCCGACTGACATTCTGAGCCTGACAGACCCCTTTTGCCCAGGGAATTCATAGAGGATCTCGCGTCCTTCCCTTTACTTCCCGGCCGAACAATTCAGTACGGCCATATGCCCGATCGGGCACCGACCGACCACCGAGGGTCCGTGTGCTCGCGTGCCTTCGTGCTGTCGACCTAGCACGGTCGCGTCGCTATGACTCTACGAGTTGCTGTAAGTGGCAACACAAGCGATCAGCACGGCGCTGCCCACACATGACGTCCGTCCTTCTATAGCTGCAACAtgctcatctttttttttttttggagattaGCTCATCTTGGTTTTTCACCTTTTTGACGCTCCAATAAGCAATGCTCCAACAGCGCATGGAGACCGGAGAGCAGCAGACAACCTGCTACAGCTCAGATTGGGCTTCGTTTGTTCTGTAGAGCCCATGTTTAGTTTGGGCCACTTGCGTAGCCCAACAATTTCCGCACCGGAGTGATCTCTCCTTAGCAATGGAACCAGTCATTCTATGCTCAATCATGCGGCAGCGTACAATTCTTGCTCAGGGTAGGACGGTAAGTACCCAGAACTCCAGAAGGCCAGAACAAAGCACAGAGCATGATATCAAAAGTAGCTACAGAAACCTACACTACATCTAGCCAAATCCGATAAAAATGTGCGCAACAAGGGGACCAGTCAACAGTGACAGATGCGGCACTTCAACTCAACAGCAACAGGCCCGGCACCAGCCGGTCTCATCCTGTGTGTAAAACTAAAAGAGTTAAATACACCAACGGCTTTGAACCTGTCCCGAAGTGCCGCTTAGATTCACAAACTCGCAAAATCGAAATCTAGCACTCTGAACTTGTTAAGTTGTGCCACTTAGATCCATACCCCTTCGAAATATGATGTGGCACGCCAACATGACGCCACATGGACGAACATATGCAAAAAAATCCTTAAATTTTATCTTCTTCTACATCTACATCCTCCTcgcctctttctcctctctctatATCCGCCGGCCCCGCACCCCGCTCCCCCGCTCCAATCGCCGGCGGCCACTCCGGCCCCAGCGTCCACAGCCGCCTGTCGGCTGCCACTCCGACGTCGGCGGCCACCAatccgtcgccgcctcctgccctcccctcctcctcccctagtCGCCACCACCCTCTCTCTTCCAACCCCTCGCGCCGCCATCTTCCTCTCCCGCCCTCCCCCGGTCATGCTGGTGGCCATCTCGGAGCCGGCGGCCCCCTCCACCCCGTCTCCACCccgtctccctccctctcctccctcccccacccctctTCTCCATGGCCGGCCGAATCCTAGATCTAGgttcggccgccgccaccgcctcctcctccaccgctgccGCACGGGCCACGCCAGGTGCAAGGGCCGCCCATCCCGACGGCTAGGGGGCCCTCCGCacccggcgcctcctcctcctcttccaccgTTAGAGGGCCGCGCCGGGCATAGGGGTGGGCTCTGTTGCGCGAGGGCCGCTCGTCCCAGTGCCTAGGGCCCCCtccacgccggcctcctcctcctcctccttcgtcGTCGGCGAGCCGCACCGGGCGCAGGGGCTAGGTGCCGTCACCACTACCCCTGGCGCCAGTGGGCTGCGCCGGTGGGGTTCGTCCGTCCCGATGGCCAGGGGCACCACCACCTCTCCCGGCACCGCCACCCCCGGCTGGCGCCGCTCGCCCGGCCGCACAGCGCTCGCCACTCACACGTGGCCCGCCCGGAGTCATccgatgagagagagaggagaaggagaCGAGAGGATGCATATATAGAAGAAGATAAAACTCAAGAGCTTTTTTGCATATGTTCATCCATGTGGCGCCACGTTGGCATGCCACATTAGATTTtgaaggggtatggacctaaGTGGCACAACTTAACAAGTTCAGGATGTCAGATTTCGCAAGGTGCCAGATTTCGATTTTGCGAGTTCGTGGACCTAAGTAGCACCTTGGGACAAGTTCAAGAGCTGCTGTATATTTAACTCAAACTAAAACATTCCCCTGAACATTTTCGGCGTGTTAGGTTTTCTGTTGCTGGTGGCCAGCCATCCCCTCCCAATCTCCCATGATGCCTCAATGAGTCCCACCCCAGGCATTGAGGCATATGCCATCGTTTATCAGTAAATTTGGACATCTGTTTCTCTTTTGTTACTTCAAAGAATACATGGTTGATATTCCCATAtaccattttttttatcataccAGGTCAGACTCCACTGAATCCTGCCGCCACCACGGAACCCCTGCCTTATAGCTGTGGTGTTCACCTTCATGATTCCATGAGATTTCTGATGCTTGCAGGCCAATTACGGATTTTGGTTCCTTGCCGTGGGCAGCAATCCATGCTTCAACGGcagcttctttctcctcttcacTATTGTAACTCAGCCTCTCCCTTCTGAATGGGTTTATGCTTGGATTAGCCTTCGCTGCCACTGCGGCAGTCATGTATGCAGAATCCCCTATAATTGGAGTGCCTATGGCAGCAAGCTGTGCCCTTATCTGCAACACAATGTAATTCCAAATTAGACTATAATGTGATGTACTATAACTATAAGCAAGCAATCACATTCCTGGAAAGGATTAAAGCACTGAACAAAACAATGGCATACGCATAGTTCATTCAATTAAAAATACAAGCACTGGCAAAAATAAGCAGATTGTGCTTTAATGTTTACCAAGCTGGTAGGCTGTTAGCtcagaaacttttttttttattatagaAACCCAGAAGGGGAATAATCAAGCTGCTAATGGTGTGTCTGACAGAAAGTTACATGATACCTGATGAGTTTTCCCTGTCAAGAGATTGATTTTACATTCATAGGCAGCTTCTTGCTGGGGCCATCCACAGTCGTTTACATTGTAAGCTTTCCTGGTCAAAGAACTTGGCCATGGTACCTTCTTACAATCAAGCACCTCCATTTGACAGAGATACCATTTTGCAATATGATCTGGTTAAATACGAAGAAAACATTAATATATTGATACAAAGATTTCAATGTAACAACCAATGCCCACCAGACTAAAACAAGAAAGTTATTTGAAACTTATTATGCGAGCGCTCAGGCCACGCGCCTATTCAGCATTTAGCCAGGTCAAGGACTTGTACCTTCTAGAGTGTTTAAACATCCGAACAGAGAGTAACAAGGCAATGCTCAAATGACTGACGGAGAATAGACGGGACTTGTATGTAAACATTCACATTTCACTATTTTCAGTAAATGACCACAACTTAACAAAGGTGCAGGTGCACATTATTCATAAAGAGAGTACACAATTTTACCTAAAATAAATTGTATTTCCCATCCATGCATATGCAATGCTTGAAGATGCAACGAGTTTTCAGTTCAATAGTACCTTCTGAAACTAATCTAGGAGCGCGATTAACAGGACGCATATAATGGGTAATTGTTCCTGTAGACACAGGTGCTGTAGTAAGCGCAAGATACACTTTTTTGACCTGTTTTTCCTGTTGCCAAAAAAAGGGTATCATTGCCAGTACAGATTCAAGACCCAAAAGTACACAGCACTGCAGTCAGGCAGTAACATACCCTTATCAGTCCATGGAAAACTGAGCAGAACTCTTTAGTTTTAGACAGTACTACACTGCAAAATGTCAGAAAAAAAGGCACTAGTCACTTAATTCCCACATTTGATCATAACAAGTTTATATAAGTAAATTGATAAACGAACCAGCCTTCAGAGCAGTTGTCAATTTGGTGAGTCGTCATTAACGGTGTTTCCAACCCTAATGCACGTGAAGTAAACACAGCACAGGATTCCTCAATGTTATCAGTTGCTCCTCCCACCTGAAAGTTGAAAGTTTGCAGGATATTATTTGAGCTTAGTAAAGTTCAACTGCAACCTAATGACTGGTTGGACCATTTCTAGCTTCATGAATTGCCCCATGCTCCTGGCTGCATTCTATGTTGCATTGGTGATACAGACACATTGTAATTGAGGTGAATTTTATTTTGTTAAGTAACCTAACATAATAGGTATCATATTCATGAACAATTTAAACAGCATCAAATTAAAGATAGATAATGAACAATATGTTCAACAAAGTAGACGTCTAATCTGTTGCAGAAACACATTCCATGTTACAACATGTGCGGACTAAGAAGTTTAGAGCCATTAAGTCACGAGCAccaaaaaaataggaaaaatgaaCTAATGGAGGAAACGAGAAGCATACTGAGGTTGCAGCTGGTTTATTGAGGACAACGTAGTCATCAGCAACTGCTATTACCCTTGATTTCCAATCAATTTCATAACACCTGGCAGGATTGAGTAAGGAACATACTCATAAGCACTCAAAGCTGACTCATTCATTCACCATAGCAAGAGTTCGCAGCTGATGACAAAGAAAAGCAATACATCTTACCTCGGAAACCGTTTGGGGTGCACATGAACCCTCAGATATGTGCCGGCCTCAAGAAGCTGGTTGGGATCCGTCACCCTAAATGTCTTCTGTGCTTCCCTCACCGTCTTCCCCTTAATGGACGCCCTCCGGCGCAGAACAGATGGATCGGTCACTTCCCTAAAGATCCTAACATGCTCTGGAGCTGCGTATGGGGGCGGCTGTGGCGCAACAAGGGCATAGTACACAGCCCCAAACTTGATAAGATCTGCAACATACCTTCACACCCACAATGTTACTCATGACTCACTCTTGCATCAGCTAATTCATTCCATTTAGTAAGAGAGCGAGAGACAGCATATTGGGAGAAGGGTGCTTACAGAGGAGGAAGGCCGAGAGACCTGGAGATGAAATCAGCTGCCACCTCGTCCTCCCGAGCTACGAGGTGCTCGATTCGTGGAGGGTCGTCTTGCAAGGGGCACGGCAGAAGCCGATCATACACTGGATATCTGCATGATTGTGGATATCACTAGGGTGTATCACTTGGGAATAGCAGCTGCTGGAATCGTAGAAGGgtatgagtgtgtgtgtgtgtggggggggggggggggggggggggcgggcggcggactTACGCTGTGGTTGTTGGGGCCTCGACCGCCGCGGCGGTTGACACTGTGGCAGCGGGGGCGATGTGCGTGGAAGGGGAgagccgggagcggcggcgtggggccgAGTGGGTAGTGAGGAGGGGACAGGAGGAGGAAAGGGCGCGAGGGACGAGGGAAGGGGGAAGAAAGCGGCGGTGCCATAGCTTCGGGAGGAGCGACGCGACGGAGGTCGCCGGcttcggcatcggcggcggcggcgggaggagccgGGGTTTTGCTCTGCTGTTTTGGGCTTTTGGGGGTTGGGACGTTGCTGACTTGCCTTTGCTGGGCTACTAGTACAGAGGTCAGATAAGATATTTTTCTGTGCTCAGATAAGCTTGGGGCTTTTGGCTCAATCTTAGCTTTTTCCTCAGCAAATTTATGCAGATTTAGGGTGAATTTTGGTTTGAAGCTGTTTGTCGACTTTTCTGCTGATTCAGGAGAAATCCCAATCCCTGCATTGCGAAATTTTGTTTGACAGAATTAGGCATGCATGTTCATTTGCTCCTATATTTTGGTACCCCCACcgatttttttatcaaaaaacTGCTGAGCAAGAACGGATTTTGGCAGGGCGATAGGGTGATTGAGTCATTTCTTGATTGCAGTTCAGGAGTTTCATCCCTAAATTGGGTACTTTTTTCATGAATTGCTGCCTACTTGTACTGTCAGCATCGCATATTCAAGGCTTTCAAGCTGGTAACTTGCTAATTGATTTCGAGTCGACGACATCTGGCAAGTGCCAAATGAAAACCATAGACCTTCGCTTTCATCATTAGTAACAATCAAAGTCAGTCTTAAATAACACATCAAATCATCACCAATTCGAACAGCACCATGCAGCACAGCCGCCGCACCGATCACCTCGTCATGTAAGCGACGAGCTCCTCCAGGTCCTGTCTGGACGACCCACCCTCGGCCACGGCGCCGCGGACGGcctccccgagcgccgccgcccgccgccgcatctCCGCCCCTTCGTCCGAGGCCATCACCCTCCCGATCGCCTCGCGGACCGCGGCCGCCGGGGTGACGTCGTGGCGCTGCTCCCACGGCCGCACGAGGATGCCGGCCCTGAGGTACTTGCACACGAGCTCGGCGTCCCATGGCTGGTCGCTGTGCATGGGCCACGCCAGGATGGGCTTCCCGTGGCTCAGGCTCTCCACGgtggagttccacccgcagtggcTCATGAACGCCCCCGTCGCGCGGTGCGCAAGGATCTCCAGCTGCGGCGCCCACCCGGTGATCACCACGCCGGCTCCCCGTGCCGTGGCGTCGCCGAGCTCGgacgccgcgacggcgaggcgcgCCCCGCTCTCCGGCGCGGCCTCGTCCCGCATGTCGGCGCGGTCGGCGTCGCGCAGCACCCAGATGAACCGCTGGCGGCTGTCCCGCAGCGCGGCGGCCAGCTCGCGCACCTGCTCCGGCCGGAGCGACGACGTCGTGCCGAAGGAGACGTAGAGCACGGAGGACGGCGGCTGCTTGTCGAGCCAATCCAGGCACTCGTGCCGCGCGCTCCCGGTCGTGCCGGGGAGGAGCACCGGATTCAGAGGCCCAACGGCGAACAGCTTGGGGCCATCCGAAGAGGGGATCCCCGCGAGCACGTCGAGGAACTCGCCCTCGAGCGCGCGGCAGGTGTTGACGACCATGCCGGCGCCGGGTGCGCGCCTGCGCTCCTGGCCCATCCGCCTGGCGAGTGCGACGAACTCCTTAGTCGCGCAGGCGTCGGACGGGTGGAAGACGAGGCCGTGGTCCCGCAGGAGCGCGTGCCCGGGGTCCGCCCACCCGACGTTGTACGAGGCGGCGAGGCAGTGCACCCCGAGCGCCTCGGCGTTGGGCAGCCGCgcggcctcccccgccgcgAACGCCGCCATGCGGTCGTgcaggacgacgacgcggcggtgggACGCGGAGAGCTCCTCCAGGAGCTTGCCAAGCGGGGACCGCGCGCCGGCGCAGAAGGCCTCGAAGAGGGGCAGCATGTGCACCGGGAACGGGGACGCGGGGTCCGGGGCAGGGGACGCGTGCGCCGGGACCTCGAGCGCGCGGAAGCGGAC harbors:
- the LOC117845290 gene encoding RNA pseudouridine synthase 6, chloroplastic, with the translated sequence MPKPATSVASLLPKLWHRRFLPPSLVPRALSSSCPLLTTHSAPRRRSRLSPSTHIAPAATVSTAAAVEAPTTTAYPVYDRLLPCPLQDDPPRIEHLVAREDEVAADFISRSLGLPPLYVADLIKFGAVYYALVAPQPPPYAAPEHVRIFREVTDPSVLRRRASIKGKTVREAQKTFRVTDPNQLLEAGTYLRVHVHPKRFPRCYEIDWKSRVIAVADDYVVLNKPAATSVGGATDNIEESCAVFTSRALGLETPLMTTHQIDNCSEGCVVLSKTKEFCSVFHGLIREKQVKKVYLALTTAPVSTGTITHYMRPVNRAPRLVSEDHIAKWYLCQMEVLDCKKVPWPSSLTRKAYNVNDCGWPQQEAAYECKINLLTGKTHQIRAQLAAIGTPIIGDSAYMTAAVAAKANPSINPFRRERLSYNSEEEKEAAVEAWIAAHGKEPKSVIGLQASEISWNHEGEHHSYKAGVPWWRQDSVESDLV
- the LOC117845291 gene encoding putative cis-zeatin O-glucosyltransferase — translated: MEPESAVAVVTVPFPAQGHLNQLLHLSLLLASRGLPVHYAAPEPHLREARARLHGWGCGGAGAGSPFLPAVRFRALEVPAHASPAPDPASPFPVHMLPLFEAFCAGARSPLGKLLEELSASHRRVVVLHDRMAAFAAGEAARLPNAEALGVHCLAASYNVGWADPGHALLRDHGLVFHPSDACATKEFVALARRMGQERRRAPGAGMVVNTCRALEGEFLDVLAGIPSSDGPKLFAVGPLNPVLLPGTTGSARHECLDWLDKQPPSSVLYVSFGTTSSLRPEQVRELAAALRDSRQRFIWVLRDADRADMRDEAAPESGARLAVAASELGDATARGAGVVITGWAPQLEILAHRATGAFMSHCGWNSTVESLSHGKPILAWPMHSDQPWDAELVCKYLRAGILVRPWEQRHDVTPAAAVREAIGRVMASDEGAEMRRRAAALGEAVRGAVAEGGSSRQDLEELVAYMTR